The genomic segment TATCAGCTCTTCAGAGCATGACAATGATAGCGGCTTTACCGCTAACATTAGCCCTACTTGGATCTATATACGGATTATTTAAGGCTCTTAATGTTGATATATATAAAAAGGATAGTCAAAATACAATAGTAGCTTCATTTGCTAGAGGTGGTACATATGACTGGAAAGAGAGATTAAAAGGTATTATAGAACACCCTGACAAAGATGATGCAAAAGGATTTTTAAATACAGTAGCTCGCCCAGCCTTTAAAGAGGTATGTGATGAGTTTAAAAACAATAATCTAGATGCAAATCTTACATATAATATAAAAGACAACAAAATAGAAGTTATTGTAAAACTTGGCGAAGAGCAAGATTTTATATATGGGGTAAAACTTATAAAAACGCAAATGCCTGAGTTTGCCTCAGATATGCTTGACATGTATTACAGAGGGGAAGTTTATCTTGCTGAGGGGGGTCAAGACTATGATGTTATTGGATGGAGCAAAGGTGCTATCATTAATGATATCGTTGAGCAATATGCAAAACATATACATTTTTTATATAAAGTTAGGCAAGATTTAAACTAATAAAGTTATAATATGAACTAAAAATTTTGGAGTAATTTTATGAGCGAAATTTTAATGATAGAAGATGATTTAGAATTAGCCGAAATTTTAAGCGAATATTTACAAAGTAATGATTTTAGTGTAACAATAGTAGCAGAGCCTTATCTTGGGCTCTCTACCTTAAATACTAAAAAATTTGATCTTATTATATTGGATCTAACACTGCCAGGCATAGATGGTCTTGAATTATGTAAAGAAATAAGAAAAGCTCATAATATACCAATTATTATATCAAGTGCAAGACATGATATAACAGATAAAGTAAATGCGCTTGATAATGGTGCTGATGATTATTTACCAAAACCATACGATCCACAAGAACTATTAGCAAGAATAAGAAGTCACCTTAGAAGAGAAAATATAAAAACAGAGATAGAAAACAAAGAAAAAAAAGACTTCATATTAAAAGAGTATGAACACGAAATACTTTTTAAAAATAAACCACTTAATTTAACAGTAGCTGAATACGATATATTAAGATATCTCATAATAAAACAAGGTGGAGCTGTAAGCAGAGAAGAGCTTATATACAACTGTGAAAGCATAAACGAAGATACTACAAATAAGAGCATAGATGTAATAATAAGTAGAATAAGAGCTAAAATAGGAGAAAATCCAAAAGAGCCAAAATATATCCATGCCATTAGGGGCATAGGATACAAGTTAGTAATTTAAATGCAACGCTCTTCTATATTTATAACAATAACAACTATATTTTTACTTGCATTTGGAAGTATACTAGTTGCATTCTTATGGCTCATAGACTACGATAAACAAAACTATGCAAGAGAGCTAAACAACAAATACTCAAATGTAGCACAAACAAATATTTTTTATATGAGCGGAATAATAACTGAAGAAAAATACAAACAAAGTATGCAAAATGTTGATATGCCTGAGATAGAAGATGAAAAAACAAAAGATACAATTTTAAACAAGTCAACAACTATAGAGGAAATTTCTGATGATTTGGGAACTGTTGCTATATTACTTTATAAAAAAAATCACTATCTTAAAATAGTTCATCTTGATGAGATAAAACTACTAAAAGATAAAGAATTTCAACCATACAGATATGAAGTTATAAAAGTTATTTTTTGGATAATTTCGTTTATATTACTACTTGCATATATTTTTGTAATATATAAATTAAAACCGCTAAGAAAACTAAAACGTCAAATAAATAAATTTGCGCAAAACGACCTTGAAAATATAGAAAATGTAAGTAGTGGAAATGATGAAATTTCAGATGTTGCACAAGCATTTTATGATGCTGTATTGCAGATTAAAACACTAAATGACTCTAGACATTTGTTTTTACGAAATATTATGCATGAACTCAAAACACCTATAACAAAAGGAAGATTGGTCGCTGAAATGATGGATCATTGCAAAAGTAAAGAGCGTTTTATATCAATTTTTGATAAGCTTGAGAACCTAATAAACGAATTAGCTGCTATAGAGCAAACAACATCAAAAATAGAACTTGAGAATAAGACAACTTGCTTTGTAGATGATATAATAGATGAAGCGATAGATATAGCGATGATAGAAAAAGATAGTGTCGAAATAAAAGAAAATCAAAATCTAAAAATAAATGTGGATTTTAAACTTTTTAGCATAGCTATAAAAAACATGATAGATAATGGAATAAAATACTCTACAGATAAAAAAGTGCAAATTATTGTAAATGAAAACAACATCAAAATTATAAGCAAAGGAGAGAAATTAAAAAACGATCTTAATTTCTTTATGCAACCATTTATTAAAGGCTATAACTCACAAAAAAGTTTTGGTCTAGGGCTTTATATTGTAAATAATATTTTAAACTCTCATAAATTAAATTTAAACTATGAACATAAAAATGGATTAAATATATTTATTTTTGATAATTTGAAAGTTATAATAAGAAAATAAAATCAAATTTACATAGGAGAAATTATGTCAGCAAAAAAATTTGAATCTAAAGATATAAAATCATTAATAGACTTAGAAATTGCCGTTATAAAAAGATATTACCAACACGCAAAAGAAGTCAACTCCTTTTCTTTGATATATTTCAAACTTCCGGATCCGATATATTGGTATGAAGAGATCTTTGAAAGAATACTAAGAAACACAGATGCTGTAGTCAATGAAGGTAATCATTTTATAGCCATCTTATATGCAACAAATAAAAATGGAGCTAGCAAACTTTTAGCCGGAATACAGGAGTTTTTAAATGAAGAGCCTATAGATCTTGTTGTATCTTATCCAAACGATGGAAAAGATACAAAAGCGATACTAAATAAAATACAAGATGAAATAATAGACAACTATGGAATTTCGCTTGAATGCCTAAAAATAGAAGAACCAATAGATATTTTTGAACTTTAATTTAAAATATATTATTTTATATTTGCCTAAGCTTTGCTATCTCATCTCGGATAGCAGCTGCTTTTTCAAATTCAAGCGCATTTGCTGCTTCAAACATCTGTTTTTTAAGCTCTTTTACTATTTTGGCTCTTTCAATAGCTGGCATTTTTTCTAATTTCTTAGCTTTTGTATACAAATTTGCATCATCATTTTGATGCAAACTATCTTCTAAATTTCTTGTTGCGCTTTTTGGAGTTATACCATTTATCTTATTATATTCATCTTGTAGTTTTCTTCTTTGAGTGGTTATATCTATTGCTTCTTGCATTGATTTTGTAATTTTTTTACAAAACATAACAACTCTTCCGTTCACATTTCTTGCTGCCCTACCCATAGTTTGTATAAGACTGGTTCTTGAACGCAAAAATCCTTCTTTATCGGCATCCATTATCGCTATCAAACTTACTTCTGGCAGATCAAGTCCTTCTCTTAATAAATTTATACCTATTAAAACATCATAATCTCCATTCCTAAGCCCGCGAATAAGCTCATTTCTTTCAATAGCATCTATATCAGAGTGCATATACTTGACCATAAGTCCAAGCTCAGTGTAATATCTACTTAATTCTTCTGCCATTTTTTTTGTTAGGACAGTGATTAAAACCCTCTCTTTACGAGCTATAACCTCTTTCGCCATATCATATAAAGTTTCAACTTGATTGTCACTATCTTTGATATCTATAACAGGATCTAACAATCCTGTAGGTCTTAGTATTTGTTCATAAACATGTCCTTTTGAAAGTTCTACTTCTAGTTCATTAGGAGTAGCAGATACAAACAAAAAATTTGCATTTTTATTTATAAACTCATCAAATTTCAAAGGGCGGTTATCAAGAGCTGATGGCAATCTAAATCCATACTCCACAAGAGTCTCTTTTCTGCTTCTATCACCAGCATACATACCTCTAAATTGTGGCAAACTAACATGAGATTCATCAACTATAACCAAAAACTTACCACCATTTAAAAGCTCAAAATAATCAAACATTGTATAAGGTGTAGCACCACTTTTAAGTCCTGTAAGATGCCTTGCATAATTTTCAACACCCTTGCAAATACCAGTTGAAGAAAGCATCTCTAAATCAAACTCAACCCTTTGTTTTAGGCGTTGCATTTCCACAAGCTTACCCTCTTTTTGATAAAACTCTAGCCTCTCGCTAAGCTCATCTTCTATGCCTTTAATTGCTGTTTTTAATCTATCTTCTCTAACTATAAATTGACTTGTTGCATAAAGAGTAAATTTAGAAATATCTTTTAGCTTTTTATTATCCAAGACTTCAAAATGATACATTTGTTCTATCTCATCGCCAAAAAACTCAACCCTCAAAGCTTCATCACCCCAATAGGCAGGATAAATATCCACAACATCACCATTAACTCTAAAATTTCCACGATCAAAAAAAGAATCATTTCTCGTATAACCCATATCAACAAGCCTACTTAAGAGCTTTTTTTGACTTATTTCATCACCAACATTAAGATATTGAATCATACCTTGATACTCACTAGGGTCACCAAGACCGTAATTAGCAGAAACAGAAGCTATAACAATAACATCATCAAAACTAAGTAAACTGGCGGTCGTGCTAAGCCTAAGTCTTTCAAGCTCATCGTTTATAGAGCTATCTTTTTCTATATAAATATCACTTCTTGGTATATAAGCCTCAGGCTGATAATAATCATAATAACTTATAAAATACTCAACGTGATTTTTCGGGAAAAATCCCTTAAATTCGCTATAAAGTTGAGCGGCCAATGATTTGTTATGAGTCATTATTAGTGTTGGCATTTTTAAGTTTGCAATAACATTTGCCATAGTAAAAGTTTTACCGCTTCCTGTTACACCAAGAAGCGTATTGTATTTATTTCCACTTTTTATACTTTTTACTATCGAACTTATAGCCTTTTTTTGATCTTCTCCTGGCTTAAATTTTGATGAAATTTTAAAATCAGACAAATTATCCTTCTTATATATTTTGTATTTACAAAATTTATTTTATATATTTTAACACAACTTTTTTATTTATTATAAAAATTTTATAGACTATATGATAAAATATGGCTTCAAATTTTATACAAAGGCAAAAAATTATGTTTGATGATGAAAAAGTACTAACAACTTTAACAGGTAAAGTTAATGATCTATTGGTAAGATATGAAGATTTATGCAAAGATAATGAAGAATTACACAATCAAATAGTAACATTAAAAGCTCAAAACGAAGCAAAAACAAATCAAATTATGCGTTTAGAAGAAGAGCTGAATAAAAAGACAAATGAAACAGATGATGTTTTAAAGAAAATAGAAGCAGTTTTAAATAAATAATGAAAAAAGAAATCACGCTCACAATATCATCAAAAGACTACGTAATAAC from the Campylobacter pinnipediorum subsp. pinnipediorum genome contains:
- a CDS encoding response regulator transcription factor → MSEILMIEDDLELAEILSEYLQSNDFSVTIVAEPYLGLSTLNTKKFDLIILDLTLPGIDGLELCKEIRKAHNIPIIISSARHDITDKVNALDNGADDYLPKPYDPQELLARIRSHLRRENIKTEIENKEKKDFILKEYEHEILFKNKPLNLTVAEYDILRYLIIKQGGAVSREELIYNCESINEDTTNKSIDVIISRIRAKIGENPKEPKYIHAIRGIGYKLVI
- a CDS encoding ArsS family sensor histidine kinase; this translates as MQRSSIFITITTIFLLAFGSILVAFLWLIDYDKQNYARELNNKYSNVAQTNIFYMSGIITEEKYKQSMQNVDMPEIEDEKTKDTILNKSTTIEEISDDLGTVAILLYKKNHYLKIVHLDEIKLLKDKEFQPYRYEVIKVIFWIISFILLLAYIFVIYKLKPLRKLKRQINKFAQNDLENIENVSSGNDEISDVAQAFYDAVLQIKTLNDSRHLFLRNIMHELKTPITKGRLVAEMMDHCKSKERFISIFDKLENLINELAAIEQTTSKIELENKTTCFVDDIIDEAIDIAMIEKDSVEIKENQNLKINVDFKLFSIAIKNMIDNGIKYSTDKKVQIIVNENNIKIISKGEKLKNDLNFFMQPFIKGYNSQKSFGLGLYIVNNILNSHKLNLNYEHKNGLNIFIFDNLKVIIRK
- a CDS encoding pyridoxal-5'-phosphate-dependent protein yields the protein MSAKKFESKDIKSLIDLEIAVIKRYYQHAKEVNSFSLIYFKLPDPIYWYEEIFERILRNTDAVVNEGNHFIAILYATNKNGASKLLAGIQEFLNEEPIDLVVSYPNDGKDTKAILNKIQDEIIDNYGISLECLKIEEPIDIFEL
- the uvrB gene encoding excinuclease ABC subunit UvrB — its product is MSDFKISSKFKPGEDQKKAISSIVKSIKSGNKYNTLLGVTGSGKTFTMANVIANLKMPTLIMTHNKSLAAQLYSEFKGFFPKNHVEYFISYYDYYQPEAYIPRSDIYIEKDSSINDELERLRLSTTASLLSFDDVIVIASVSANYGLGDPSEYQGMIQYLNVGDEISQKKLLSRLVDMGYTRNDSFFDRGNFRVNGDVVDIYPAYWGDEALRVEFFGDEIEQMYHFEVLDNKKLKDISKFTLYATSQFIVREDRLKTAIKGIEDELSERLEFYQKEGKLVEMQRLKQRVEFDLEMLSSTGICKGVENYARHLTGLKSGATPYTMFDYFELLNGGKFLVIVDESHVSLPQFRGMYAGDRSRKETLVEYGFRLPSALDNRPLKFDEFINKNANFLFVSATPNELEVELSKGHVYEQILRPTGLLDPVIDIKDSDNQVETLYDMAKEVIARKERVLITVLTKKMAEELSRYYTELGLMVKYMHSDIDAIERNELIRGLRNGDYDVLIGINLLREGLDLPEVSLIAIMDADKEGFLRSRTSLIQTMGRAARNVNGRVVMFCKKITKSMQEAIDITTQRRKLQDEYNKINGITPKSATRNLEDSLHQNDDANLYTKAKKLEKMPAIERAKIVKELKKQMFEAANALEFEKAAAIRDEIAKLRQI